In Oncorhynchus tshawytscha isolate Ot180627B linkage group LG23, Otsh_v2.0, whole genome shotgun sequence, the following proteins share a genomic window:
- the LOC112222752 gene encoding B-cell receptor CD22-like, protein MGIEKLPLRFLIHCIWLGVWGVDTSSWTAEVPDSVSGLEGSCIVIPCSFNYPEPKIKPSEFTGIWFKDTSEVIYHPDSSNVITDYRGRTELVGNLRQKNCSLRIDPLHSSDKGPFTFRIEIKDYNKASYKYDRVSIAVRDSPDPLSLSVMEVVKVGEEVSASCSVSHSCPSDPPLITWSHSGTPSIQSQQQTKGQWEETSTLTFRSSNADNNQPLVCTAAYRGGKRVKSSKTLTVKYAPVDVKVKGVSSVKEGDSVELRCSSDSNPPAHSYRWHNSRGPLPTTGPTLTLENVTRLTEALYCTAINTEGQGQSSPLKLKVEYPPEIKVDSACTSDISMVTCLCIVDSEPPSTVEWSLPAGHLPSTRVEMHGSVTMVSLQRALGFSETVHCHASNTQGNATLSFTVSTNDKMFMLYISIRIAALVVVVILVPMSACLLTKKVGRSHSDQPVASIQDMDAAKCASSDPSTSRKEQKNTSSEILTNYYTNDQLYGNMEAEEDRDPCECVGGDDAIYGNI, encoded by the exons ATGGGGATTGAAAAATTACCGTTGCGTTTTCTTATTCATTGCATTTGGCTTGGAG TGTGGGGAGTTGATACCTCGTCATGGACTGCTGAGGTGCCCGACTCAGTCTCCGGCTTGGAGGGCTCATGCATCGTGATTCCCTGTTCATTCAACTACCCAGAACCAAAGATAAAGCCCTCTGAATTCACTGGCATCTGGTTCAAAGACACTTCTGAGGTTATCTACCACCCAGACAGCTCCAACGTCATCACAGACTACAGGGGTCGTACAGAGCTGGTAGGAAACCTCAGACAGAAGAACTGCTCTCTCAGAATCGACCCCCTCCATAGCAGTGACAAAGGACCCTTTACTTTCAGGATTGAAATCAAAGACTATAACAAGGCTTCATACAAATATGACAGAGTCTCCATTGCAGTGAGGG ACTCTccagaccccctctctctgtcagtgatgGAGGTGGTGAAGGTGGGGGAGGAGGTATCTGCCTCCTGCTCTGTGTCTCACTCCTGCCCATCTGATCCCCCCCTCATCACCTGGAGCCACTCTGGAACACCCAGCATCCAATCACAGCAGCAGACCAAGGGCCAGTGGGAAGAGACATCAACCCTGACCTTTAGATCCAGCAACGCTGATAACAACCAGCCTCTAGTCTGCACAGCAGCAtacaggggagggaagagagtgaaAAGCTCCAAGACGCTAACTGTCAAAT ATGCCCCAGTGGATGTGAAGGTTAAGGGAGTGTCCAGTGTGAAGGAGGGAGACTCTGTAGAGCTGAGATGCTCCAGTGACAGTAACCCTCCTGCCCACAGCTACCGTTGGCACAACAGCAGAGGACCTCTGCCCACCACTGGACCCACACTCACACTGGAGAATGTGACCAGACTCACTGAAGCCCTCTACTGCACTGCCATCAATACAGAGGGACAAGGCCAATCCAGCCCCCTGAAGCTCAAAGTAGAGT ACCCCCCTGAGATCAAAGTGGACTCTGCCTGCACTTCAGACATCTCTATGGTAACATGTCTGTGCATTGTGGATTCAGAGCCCCCCAGCACTGTGGAGTGGTCTCTTCCAGCAGGACACCTGCCCAGTACCAGGGTGGAGATGCATGGGTCAGTTACCATGGTTAGCCTACAGAGGGCACTAGGCTTCTCAGAGACCGTCCACTGCCATGCCAGCAACACACAGGGCAATGCCACCTTGTCCTTCACTGTGTCCACAAATG ATAAGATGTTcatgctgtacatttcaattcgCATTGCTgcattagtggtggtggtaatacTAGTTCCCATGTCAGCTTGCCTATTGACTAAGAAGGT TGGGAGGAGTCATAGTGACCAGCCAGTAGCCAGTATACAGGACATGGATGCAGCCAAGTGTGCTTCCTCAGATCCCTCAACATCAAG gaaagagcagaAAAACACCAGCAGTGAAATCCTCACAAACTACTACACCAACGATCAGCTATATGGCAACATGGAG GCTGAAGAAGATCGCGACCCATGCGAATGTGTTGGTGGAGACGATGCAATCTATGGTAACATTTGA